Proteins encoded by one window of Govania unica:
- the gpmI gene encoding 2,3-bisphosphoglycerate-independent phosphoglycerate mutase, giving the protein MTDTPRTAPRPVVLCILDGWGYRAERAYNAIAQADIPVYRELWTSAPRAWLQTSGLAVGLPEGQMGNSEVGHMNLGGGRVILQDLPRIDEAAQSGELAASPVLGAFIAKLKASGGACHLLGLLSPGGVHSHQDHMLALACILDAAGVPVRIHAFLDGRDTPPRSALSYLADFESGLKGLNNVHIATVSGRYFAMDRDKRWDRVEKATDIIIDGLGERAATARDAIEASYAHDKSDEFVAPTAIGDYMGAKDGDGLLMANFRADRAREILTALLDPGFDGYARKRLVSFAAATGLVEYSSALNSFLTTIFAPVEIHNSLGEVVSNAGLKQLRTAETEKYAHVTFFFNGGAETVFPGEDRILVPSPRVATYDLQPEMSAAEVTDNLVKVIADQTYDLIVVNYANPDMVGHTGIMSAAIKAAETVDTCLGRLKTALEQVGGVMLVTADHGNLELMLDEDSGQAHTAHTTFDVPALLVNAEAGLTLHDGRLADVAPTLLALMGIAQPADMTGRSLLGASAAASNRDERRVGSL; this is encoded by the coding sequence ATGACTGATACGCCCAGAACTGCACCCCGCCCTGTCGTTCTTTGCATTCTCGACGGTTGGGGATATCGCGCCGAACGCGCGTATAACGCTATTGCCCAGGCCGATATTCCGGTCTATCGCGAGCTTTGGACCAGCGCCCCGCGCGCCTGGCTTCAGACCTCGGGCCTGGCCGTCGGCCTCCCCGAAGGTCAGATGGGCAATTCCGAAGTCGGTCACATGAATCTCGGCGGCGGCCGCGTCATTCTGCAGGATCTGCCACGCATTGACGAGGCCGCGCAGTCGGGTGAACTGGCCGCAAGCCCGGTCCTCGGCGCATTCATCGCCAAGCTTAAGGCCAGCGGTGGCGCCTGCCATCTGTTGGGCCTGCTGTCCCCGGGCGGCGTTCACAGCCATCAGGATCACATGCTGGCGCTGGCCTGCATTCTGGATGCCGCCGGTGTGCCGGTGCGCATCCATGCCTTCCTCGATGGCCGCGACACCCCACCACGGAGCGCGCTTAGCTATCTCGCCGATTTCGAATCCGGGCTCAAGGGCCTCAACAATGTCCATATCGCCACCGTCTCCGGCCGCTATTTCGCCATGGACCGCGACAAGCGCTGGGACCGGGTTGAAAAGGCCACCGATATCATCATCGACGGCCTGGGCGAACGCGCCGCCACCGCCCGCGATGCCATCGAAGCAAGCTACGCCCATGACAAAAGCGACGAGTTCGTGGCGCCCACAGCCATCGGCGACTATATGGGCGCGAAAGACGGCGACGGTCTGTTGATGGCCAATTTCCGTGCCGACCGGGCGCGCGAAATCCTCACTGCGCTGCTCGACCCCGGCTTTGACGGTTATGCCCGCAAACGGCTGGTCAGCTTCGCCGCCGCCACCGGCCTTGTGGAATATTCCTCGGCCCTGAACAGCTTCCTGACCACGATCTTTGCCCCGGTCGAGATTCATAATTCCTTGGGCGAAGTGGTCTCGAACGCCGGGCTCAAACAGCTCCGCACCGCCGAGACCGAGAAATACGCCCATGTGACCTTTTTCTTCAATGGTGGGGCCGAAACCGTGTTTCCGGGCGAGGACCGCATCCTTGTCCCCTCGCCCCGGGTCGCAACCTATGATCTGCAACCGGAAATGTCAGCGGCCGAAGTCACCGACAATCTGGTCAAGGTCATTGCCGATCAGACCTATGATCTTATCGTCGTCAATTACGCCAACCCGGACATGGTCGGCCATACCGGCATCATGTCGGCCGCCATCAAGGCCGCTGAAACCGTGGACACCTGCCTTGGCCGGCTCAAGACCGCGCTCGAACAGGTTGGCGGCGTCATGCTGGTGACCGCCGATCACGGCAATCTTGAACTGATGCTCGACGAAGACAGCGGTCAGGCCCATACCGCCCACACGACCTTTGACGTGCCCGCGCTGCTGGTCAATGCGGAGGCAGGCCTCACGCTCCATGACGGCCGTCTGGCCGATGTGGCCCCGACCCTGCTTGCGCTCATGGGGATCGCCCAGCCCGCCGACATGACCGGCCGCTCCCTTCTTGGCGCGTCTGCCGCAGCATCTAACAGGGATGAGCGCCGCGTTGGATCCCTTTAA
- a CDS encoding murein hydrolase activator EnvC family protein: protein MSAALDPFKRPVAGLGARGGLTALGIALLLTPPVLAQQLPAQQEASRKKLEAVQDKITKSQEHQKELEAQKEAVSRELSDLQSKLVRAANSIQKTEEQTSGIEARVFELDDKFVAQNGKLNSRRGDIALTLAALGRVSRQPPQLVLLRPNAAIDTVRSAGLLSSIMPVLRSEAEDLKQDLVLLKQLKSELEDERKKLDQSLAGLEKEREDMDLLLAQRKREQRDIEKEASSEQEKMQRFGREAKSLENLIDNIEKEIARRQKAAEDAARKLAKRPGKGEDTKGKKAPSEPPAQFAKALGNLPLPVRGDFVRGYGDPDDTGAPSKGIVISARPGAQVISPADGRVLFAGPFRDYGQILIIAHGGSYHSLLAGLTKITAAVGQAVVAGEPVGQMGGDEGSTSPGARLYVELRNNGKPVNPMRWLAAGKGKVRG, encoded by the coding sequence ATGAGCGCCGCGTTGGATCCCTTTAAGCGTCCAGTTGCAGGTCTTGGTGCCCGAGGCGGTCTGACCGCACTCGGGATCGCCCTGCTTTTGACGCCACCCGTCCTCGCCCAACAGCTTCCCGCCCAGCAGGAAGCCAGCCGCAAAAAGCTCGAAGCCGTCCAGGACAAGATCACCAAGTCGCAGGAACATCAAAAAGAGCTCGAAGCCCAGAAAGAGGCGGTGAGCCGCGAGCTTTCCGACCTCCAGTCCAAACTGGTGCGCGCCGCCAATTCGATCCAGAAGACCGAAGAACAAACCAGCGGCATCGAAGCCCGCGTGTTTGAACTCGATGACAAATTCGTGGCCCAAAACGGCAAACTCAACAGCCGGCGCGGCGATATCGCCCTCACCCTCGCCGCCCTTGGCCGGGTGTCGCGTCAGCCGCCGCAACTTGTCCTGCTGCGCCCGAACGCCGCCATCGACACCGTCCGCAGCGCCGGGTTGCTGTCGTCGATCATGCCGGTCCTGCGCAGCGAAGCCGAGGACCTCAAACAGGATCTCGTGCTCCTCAAGCAGCTTAAAAGCGAACTTGAGGACGAGCGCAAGAAACTTGACCAAAGCCTCGCCGGTCTTGAAAAAGAGCGTGAGGACATGGACCTCCTGCTGGCTCAGCGCAAGCGCGAGCAGCGCGACATCGAAAAAGAGGCCAGCAGCGAACAGGAAAAAATGCAGCGCTTCGGCCGCGAGGCCAAATCTCTTGAAAACCTGATCGACAATATCGAAAAAGAAATCGCCCGCCGTCAGAAAGCGGCCGAGGACGCTGCCCGCAAACTGGCCAAGCGGCCGGGCAAGGGCGAGGACACCAAGGGCAAGAAAGCCCCGTCCGAACCGCCCGCCCAGTTCGCCAAGGCGCTTGGCAACCTGCCCTTGCCGGTGCGTGGCGATTTCGTGCGCGGCTATGGCGATCCGGACGATACCGGGGCGCCGTCAAAGGGCATCGTCATCTCGGCCCGGCCGGGAGCTCAGGTCATCTCGCCCGCCGATGGACGGGTGTTGTTTGCCGGGCCCTTCCGCGACTATGGGCAAATCTTGATCATCGCACACGGCGGGAGCTATCATAGCCTGTTGGCCGGTCTGACCAAAATCACCGCGGCCGTAGGCCAGGCGGTGGTGGCGGGAGAGCCCGTAGGCCAAATGGGTGGAGATGAGGGCTCGACTTCCCCGGGTGCGCGGTTGTATGTGGAACTGAGAAACAACGGCAAGCCCGTGAACCCGATGCGGTGGCTGGCGGCTGGAAAAGGAAAGGTGCGTGGATAA
- a CDS encoding S41 family peptidase has protein sequence MRKFAGTASAIAVIVGLGAGLAIGLQFNPDTNSAQAASSETYRQLNLFGDVFERVRADYVEEVKDSSMIEAAIQGMLASLDPHSSYMTPDDFKNMQVQTKGEFGGLGLEVTMESGVVRVVSPIDDTPAARAGLKTGDYITYIDGEQVMGLTLTQAVDKMRGPTNTKVKLTIVREGLDASFDVELTRDIIKIQSVRSHAEGDVGYVRVTSFTEQTDAGVRKAIADLKKDIGPGLKGYVLDLRNNPGGLLDQAVAVSDDFLNQGEIVQTRGRNNRDIQRYNATRGDVTDGKTVVILINGGSASASEIVAGALQDHERALVIGTQSFGKGSVQTIIPLGANGALRLTTARYYTPSGRSIQAKGITPDVVVEQMQVPDANANRQFRNEASLRGHLENPADGKTADGKPADTKPADATAPKINPKLLPQPEAKGDGKKPENRVGSTTPAGTTAISATGLIPKDNKELVKIEDKKRTEDYQLSYALDLVRGLSTAQKRAAKP, from the coding sequence ATGCGTAAATTTGCTGGAACCGCCTCGGCGATCGCCGTGATCGTCGGTTTGGGAGCCGGATTGGCCATCGGATTGCAGTTCAATCCCGATACCAACAGCGCCCAGGCGGCAAGTTCGGAAACCTACCGTCAGCTCAATCTGTTCGGCGATGTGTTCGAACGGGTGCGCGCCGATTATGTGGAAGAAGTCAAAGATTCGAGCATGATCGAAGCTGCCATTCAAGGCATGCTCGCCTCGCTCGATCCGCATTCGAGCTATATGACGCCCGATGACTTCAAAAATATGCAGGTCCAGACCAAAGGGGAATTCGGCGGTCTCGGCCTCGAAGTCACCATGGAAAGCGGCGTGGTCCGCGTGGTCTCGCCCATCGACGACACCCCGGCCGCCCGCGCCGGATTGAAGACCGGCGACTATATCACCTATATCGACGGGGAGCAGGTCATGGGCCTGACCCTGACCCAAGCCGTCGACAAGATGCGCGGCCCGACCAACACCAAGGTCAAGCTGACCATCGTGCGCGAGGGCCTGGACGCCTCCTTCGACGTCGAGCTGACCCGCGACATCATCAAAATTCAATCGGTACGCTCCCATGCCGAAGGCGATGTGGGCTATGTCCGCGTCACCTCCTTCACGGAACAGACCGATGCCGGGGTGCGCAAGGCCATTGCCGACCTCAAGAAAGACATCGGCCCCGGCCTGAAGGGCTATGTGCTCGATCTCCGCAACAATCCGGGCGGTCTGCTCGATCAGGCGGTGGCGGTCAGCGATGATTTCCTCAATCAGGGTGAAATCGTTCAGACCCGCGGCCGCAACAATCGCGACATCCAGCGCTACAACGCCACGCGCGGCGATGTCACCGACGGCAAGACCGTTGTGATCCTAATCAATGGCGGCTCGGCCTCGGCCTCGGAAATCGTCGCTGGCGCTTTGCAGGACCATGAACGGGCGCTGGTCATCGGCACCCAGTCGTTCGGCAAGGGGTCGGTGCAGACGATCATTCCTCTTGGGGCGAACGGGGCTCTCCGGCTCACGACGGCGCGCTATTACACGCCGTCCGGACGCTCGATCCAGGCCAAGGGCATCACCCCTGACGTGGTGGTCGAACAGATGCAGGTGCCTGACGCCAACGCCAACCGCCAGTTCCGCAATGAAGCAAGCCTGCGCGGCCATCTTGAAAATCCTGCCGACGGCAAGACTGCGGATGGCAAACCAGCAGACACCAAGCCTGCGGACGCCACAGCGCCGAAGATCAATCCCAAGCTGTTGCCACAGCCGGAGGCCAAGGGCGACGGCAAGAAGCCGGAAAATCGCGTCGGCAGCACCACGCCCGCCGGCACGACCGCCATCAGCGCCACGGGATTGATTCCGAAAGACAACAAGGAACTGGTCAAGATCGAGGATAAGAAGAGGACCGAGGACTATCAGTTGTCCTATGCTCTTGACCTCGTGCGCGGGCTTTCCACTGCGCAGAAACGTGCAGCAAAGCCATAA